The window AGCAGGGCATACAGGTCCCACCACGGATCGATAGTCACCCCGGCGATCGACTCATAGAGCGACCGAAGCTGCTCCGACCACTCGGGCGAGTAGAGCGCCGCCAAGTACCGCCGACAGTGCCCGACGTCAATCGCGCGCGGGCCCCGATGGATGCCGTTCCAGTCGGTCAGCCCAGTAATCCTGCCGCGCGACCACAGCAGGTTGACCGGCAGGAAATCGCCGTGCAGAAAGACGGCAGCGTCCTTCGGCGGCGGCGCCCCCATGACACCAAACGCCGCCTTCCACACAGTCGCCTTCTGTGCGCCGACCGGCACCTGAAACCCGTCGCGGGGAGCGATCCAAGAATCGCTCCAAGGTTTGAACGTCTTCGCGGGGAGATCGAGCGAATGCAGCCTTACAGCAATCTCCGCGATCCTCGTCAGCCACGACCGAGGTTCCGCCGGATTGAGGTGAACATGCCCCTGCAACCGTGTCATCAGCAACGATGGCGTGCCCCCCGTCGAAGCACCAGCAACATCAGTAGCCAGGATGCTCGGAACCGGGAGCCCGCTTCCCGCCACCACACCAAGGTTGGCGATCTCCTTCTCCAAGCTCCCCTGCAGGCCAAGCCCATCCGGGTACTGCCGCAGTACGACGAACGTCCGCATTCCACGTCGCTCGACAGTCAGCCGATTCACGGCGGAGCAGACGCCACCGGTCAATCGGCGATAGCCAACGACGCGACTGCCCCGACCCATCGACGCCGCAACCCAGGCGAGAGTCTCCACGGAGGGCCGACGCTGCGTGAACCCGCCATCCCTCCAGTCGCCGTCGGTCATGAGCGCGAGCCTATTCGTCGGGGGCCTGCGGCGACACGGGTTTACTAACCCGCCAGAGGCAGTGACCCGGCTGCTGGATGGCCGTCACCATCTGGGACGGTTCGCGATGGAGCAGGCGGGTGAGGTGGACTACCTGATCACCTGGAGGGACGAGTTCGTCGGACGGGTGAGCCTCACACCGTGTCGTCGTGCGGGTGCGAATCGACGGTGCTTCGCATTCCCGAAGTCGCCTTCGTGCCTCCGGCTGTGCTTACACCTCCCCGCCCTCATGAAGTAGGCGATCCAGCGTGCGGCGCCGCCCCCACAGACTCACCAGCGGATTACTGACCTCGTAGTACCAAACGAGGCCCATGGCCTGTTCAAATGCCCATGCCATGCCGCGCCGCCACTGCACCTCACCGGGGAAGACATTGGCCGATCATCACTCCGGTCAGCACGTTCAGCGCGGCGAACAGGGTCGTTGTCCCGTTGCCATTTACGAGACACTATATTAGGAGGGCGGGCGCCGGTCCCAGCCGTGGAACGAGGAGCGGTCGCCGGAGGTCCAGGCCTCGCGCAGGCCCGGTGCGTCCAGGTCCCAGTCCGGCCGGATCTCCCGCGTCGCCGCGCGCAGATCGAGCCAGAGCTCGTCGACCGACGGCCGGCCCCAGAACCAGTAGCCGTTGTAGACGCTGTGGATCACGAGGCCGGGCTTGAGCACCAGGGTGTGCGGGACCATCGGGTCGTGCTCCGGGTCGGTGTACTCCTGGAGGTCGAGGTCCTTCTGGATGATCCGTCCCGGATCGGAGAGGAAGGGCCACTGTGCCCCGACGGACGCCCGGAACTCCTGCAGCTCGTGGTGGGCGTCGGTGGAGATCGTGACCAGCTGCGTGTACGCAACGGCCAGCTTGGACTGGAACGCCACCAGATCCAGGTGCTGCTGATGCTCCTTCGGGCAGTAGTGGCCGCGGGAGAGCAGGAGGACCAGCGGGTCCCGGCCCTGCAGCTCGGACAGCGTCCGGACGACGCCGGTGTGGTCGGGCAGGGCGTAGTCGGGGAAGACGCCGCCGGGTCGGATGTCGGTTCGCATGGTGGCCTACCAGGTCTGGTCGGAGGCGCGGACGAGGATCTCGTTCACCGCGACGCGCCGGTCGCGGGTGACGATGTAGGCGATGGCGTCGGCGATGTCCGACGCCCGGAGCGGCTCGATGTCGCCGACCTGCCGGCGGGCCGCGTCCGGGCCGATGCCGGGGAGCTGCCCGGTGTCGACGGCGCCCGGCTCGACGACGCCGACCCGGACGTGCTCGGCGAGCAGTTCCTGCCGCAGCGACTCGGTGAAGCCGGTGAGGCCGTGCCTGGTGAAGGCGTAGACGCTGCTCGCCGGCCGCGCGACCCGCCCGGCGGTGGAGCTGACGTTGACGATGTCGGCGACCCCGCGCGCGGCCGTGGCGGCCGCGTCGATCAGGTACGGGACGGCGGCGTGGGTGACGTGCAGGAGGGCCGACACGTTGAGCTCGACCATCCGGTCCCACTCGGCCAGCCGGGCGTGCAGCGCGGTGCCGAGCAGCATGACGCCCGCGTTGTTGACCAGGACGTCCAGCCGGCCCAGCCGGTCCCGCGCCTCCTGCACGGCGCCCTCCGCGTGCTCGGGCGTGGTGAGGTCGGCCTCGATCGCGCACGCCGCGCCGCCCAGCGAGGACACCAGCCGGTCGAGCCGGTCCCGGCGCCGCGCGACGAGCGCGAGCACCGCTCCCTCCGCCGCGAGCCGGCGCGCGGTCGCCGCGCCGATGCCGGTGCTGGCCCCGGTGACGAGGGCGGTGGCACCGGCCAGTGGCCTGTCGGTCATGGCCGGGACCTAGCCGACCGGCGCCGTGGTCCGGGGTACGCCGCTGACCTGGCGGTCGAGCTCGCGCAGCGCCTGCAGGAACGCCTCGGAGAACGTCGGGAAGGGCTGGATCACGTCCAGCAGCACCGGCAGCGGCACCCGGGCCCGGACGGCCAGGGTGGCCTGCTGCAGCCACTCCCCCGCCTCCGGCCCGACCGCGTACGCCCCGAGCAGGACCTCGCCGTCCGAGACCAGCGTCAGGAACCCCGGCTCGCTGTCGTACGCGCGGGTGTAGGTCGCGGTCCGCGGCACGCCGGACAACGGGATCGTGGCCGTGTACGCGCCGTCCGTGCGGCCGACCGAGGCCGCCTGCGGGGTGCAGTAGACGACGCGGGGCACCGCCTCGTAGTGCGCGCTGCGGGGGTGGCCGAGGATGTTCGAGGCGACCACCCGGCCCTGGTACTCGCCGACGTGGGTCAGCTGCCACAGACCGGTGACGTCCCCGACCGCCCAGAGTCCGGGGCCGGCCGAGAGCCGGTCGTCGACGGGGATGCCGTGCGGGTCGGGGGTGATGCCGACGGTCTCCAGGCCGATGCCCGCGACCCGGGGCCGTCGCCCCGCGGCGACCAGCAGCCGGTCGCCGCGGACCTGGGAGCCGTCGGTGAGGTCGAGCGCGTACTCGCCGCCGTCGAGGCGCGCGCGTTCCGCCCCCGCGCCGACCCGGACGTCCACCCCGTCCGCGGCCAGGGCCGTGGCGATCGCCTCGCCGAGCGGCCGGGGCTCCCGGGCCAGCAGCTGGTCGCCCCGCTCGACGAGGATCACCGCCGAACCCATCCGGGCCAGCGCCTGGCTCATCTCGACGCCGGTGGCGCCGCCGCCGAGGACGACCAGCCGGTCCGGCACCTCGGTCAGGCCGGTGACGTCCCGGTTGGTCCACACGCCGGGCAGGTCCGCCAACCCCGGTACGGGCGGGACGATCGGGTCGGCACCGGTGGCGACGACGACGTGCTCGGCGGCGTACGTACGGTCCTCGACCGCGACCCGGTGCGGGCCGGCCAACGCGCCCCGGCCGCGCAGCACCTCGATCCCGGCGTGCCGGGCCCACTCGACCTGGCCGGCGTCGTCGTAGTCGGAGACCATGAAGTCGCGCCAGGCCAGGACGGCCCGGACGTCCAGCGGCCCGGTGATCGCCTCCCGGGCGCCGGGTGCGTCCCGGGCCTCGGCCAGCGCCTCGCCCGGCCGCAGCAGGGTCTTGGACGGGATGCAGGCCCAGTACGAGCACTCGCCGCCGAGCAGCTCCCGTTCGACGACCGCGACGCGCAGGCCGCCGGCCGCCAGCGCCGCGGCGCAGTGCTCGCCCGGGGCGCCCGCCCCGACGACGATGACGTCGTAGTCGCCGGTCATTCCGGCAGCTCGATCCCGGCCTGCTCGCGGACCATGTACTCGGCGTACCAGGAGGGCCAGTCCGGGTCGGCCTGGCCGATGCGGGCCTCGTGCTCGCCGTGCGCCGCGGCGGCCCGGCGCAGCGCGGCCGCGAGGTCGGCGGCCGAGGCGAAGCTGGTGGCGGCCGGGTCGACACGACCGGGCAGCCGCGTGGTGATCTCCTGCAGGATCCAGCCGTTGCCGTCCGGGTCGTCGAAGGACAGGAACGAGCAGTAGCTACGCCCCTGCGGGTCCCGGCCGGCCACCCGGTTCTCGGTCCCGGCGTGATGGAAGACGCCGCCCGCGTCGTGGAACACCTCGCCGGCCGGGGCACCGCGGCCCACCAGCTCCTGCCGCGCCGCCTCGATGTCGTCGACGACCAGCTGCAGCCCCCGGGCCGACCCCGGCGCCTGCTCGGTGACGTCCGTGCCGAAGATGACCGACGCCGGCGATCCCGGCGGCGTCATCTGCACGACCCGGAACTTCTCGTCGGTGGCGAAGTCCGCGTCCAGCCGCCAGCCGAGGCCCTTGTAGAACTGCACCGCCCGGTCCACGTCCGACACGGGGACGACGACGACCTCGAGCTTCATGTCCATTGCGGTCTCCCTGGGCTCGTGCGGGCCTGACGCCGACACCGTGGCGCCGGTCCGGCCCGGGTCGAACCAGGGACTCACCCTGGTCGCCCCCGGGCCAGTGCCCCTCACGGGCGCGAGCCCGCCGCGTCCGCCCCGATGGTGGGACCCGGTCGAACCGCGGGAGGCAGAGCCGTATGACCACGGACCAGGAACGGACGCAGGTTCCGGGCGTACCGCTGCGCAGCCCCGTCGGGGTGGCGCTGGTGGCCGCGACCGTGCTGGCGTCGAGCGTGGGCTTCCTCGACGCGTACATGATCAACGTCGCGATCCCGGCCATCGGCCGCGACCTGGACGCGGGGGTCGCGCAGCTGCAGTGGGTGCTGACCGGCTACCTGGTGACCGTCGCGTCGCTGCTGCTGCTGGCCGGCGCGCTGGCCGACCACTTCGGCCGGCGCCGGCTGCTCGTCGCCGGGCTGCTGGTCATGCTCATCGCCTCGCTGGCCTGTGCCGCCGCGCCGAACGTGGAGGCGCTGATCGCGGCCCGGCTGGTGCAGGGGATCGGCGGCGCGCTCGTCGTACCCAGCGCGCTCGCCCTGCTCAACGGCACGCTGCGGCCGCCGGACCGGGCCCGGGGCATCGGCATCTGGGCCGGCATCTCCACCCTCGGCACCACCCTCGGCCCGTACGGCGGGGGCTGGATCGTCGACCACGCCTCCTGGCGCTACGTGTTCCTGCTCAACCTGCCGCTCATCCTGGGCGCGGTGGCGGTGCTGCGGCGGGTCCCCGAGGACGTCGGGCCGCGCCGGCCGCTGTCGGTCGACGTCGTCGGGGCCGGGCTCGCGGTGATCGGGCTGGGTGGGGTGATCTACGCGCTCACCGCCGCACCGGACGCCGGCTGGACCGCGGTCCCGGTGCTGAGCACCGGCCTGCTCGGGCTGGCCTGCCTGGCCGCGCTGGTCCCGGTCGAGCAGCGGCGGCGCCGGCCGATGCTGCGGACCGCGCTGTTCCGATCCCGGCAGTTCGACGCGATCAACCTGGCGACCGTGCTGTTCTACGGCGCGCTGGCCGCCGCCGGCTACCTGGTCGTCCTGCAGTGCGAGCTGCGGCTCGGCTACAGCGCGTCGGCCGCGGGCGCCGCGCTGATCCCGGAGTCGGCCGTGTTCCTCCTCGTCTCCCCGCTCGTCGGCGGGCTGGTGGCCCGGTTCGGCACCCGCTGGCCGATGACCGCGGGCATCCTCGTCGTGGCCGCCGGGTTCGGCTTGCTGTCGACGGCCAGCCCGGGCCAGCCGTACGTGCAGGCGATCCTGCCCGGCGCGCTGCTGTGGGGGCTGGGGATCGGGCTGACCGTCGCCCCGCTCACCGCCGGTGTCCTCGCGGCCGTGGACGACAGCGATCTCGGTGAGGCCTCGGCGATCAACGACGCCGCCTCCCGGTTCGGCGGCGTCGTCCTGATCGCCCTCGTCCCCGTGCTGCTCGGGGTCGGCGGCTCCCGCGACCTCGCCCAGCCGCTCGCGGACAACTACCGGACCGCGATGCTCGTGATGACCGGCCTCAGCGTCCTGTCGGCCGTCATCGCCGCGCTGTTCGTCTCCGGCGGCGGCGCCGCGCTCCCCCTCGCCGCGGCCACCCCGCGGATCCACGGCTGCGCCGCACCGCAACCGGCCGCCGCGCACTGAACCGGAAGGACATCATCATGACCCAGACAGCCCCGTCCCCGACCGGCACCGGCGCCCTCGCCGGCCAGACGGTCGTCGTGCTCGGCGGCAGCTCCGGCATCGGGCTGGAGACGGCCCGCCTGGCCCGTACGGCCGGGGCCCAGGTCGTCCTCACCGGCCGGGACCCCGACCGGCTCGCGCGGGCCGCCGCGGACGTCGGCGCGCTGAGCACGGCCACGCTCGACCTGGCCGACGCCGCCGGGCAGGCAAGCTTCTTCGCCGGCCTGCCCGGACAGATCGACCACGTCCTGGTCTCCGGCGGCGGCCCGGCCTACGGGCCCATCGCCGAGCTGGACCTCGACGAGGTGGGGCGCAACCTCGGCGAGCACCTGGTCGGGTCGCTGCGGATCGCGCGGGAGTGCGTCGGGCGGGTCCGTCCCGGCGGCTCGCTGACGTTCATCACCGGCACCGGGGCCCGGCGGCCGGCCGTGGGCATCGTCGTCGCCGCCATCGGTACGGCGGCGCTGTCCGCGATCACGGCCAACGTGGCGCTCGAGCTCGCGCCGCTGCGGGCCAACGCCATCGCGGCCGGCTTCGTCGACACGCCGCTGTCGGCCCGCATCCTCGGCGACGAGCTCGAGAACCGGCGCGACCAGCTGCGCGCCACCCTGCCGATCCGCCGGGTGGTCGGACCGCAGGACGTGGCCGCGCTCGCCCTCCACCTGATGACCAACACCGCGCTGACCGGCGCGACCTTCGACGTCGACGGCGGCCAGCAGCTACTGCGGGAGTGATCGGGGCTGCTGGTCCGGCCTGAACGGGACTCGGGACAGCGGCTCCCACGGACCACCGGCGTACGCCCACAGCGCCAGCCCGGTCGCCGTCACCTCGCCCGATGCCCAGAGCCGGCCGCGGCCGGCCGTCGCGGCTCCGCGCGGCGGCAGGCGCCGGAGGTTCGGCCGGCAGCGCATCGGGCACGCTGGACGGCGGCGAGATCCCGTCGGGAGGAGAC of the Mycobacteriales bacterium genome contains:
- a CDS encoding SDR family oxidoreductase — protein: MTQTAPSPTGTGALAGQTVVVLGGSSGIGLETARLARTAGAQVVLTGRDPDRLARAAADVGALSTATLDLADAAGQASFFAGLPGQIDHVLVSGGGPAYGPIAELDLDEVGRNLGEHLVGSLRIARECVGRVRPGGSLTFITGTGARRPAVGIVVAAIGTAALSAITANVALELAPLRANAIAAGFVDTPLSARILGDELENRRDQLRATLPIRRVVGPQDVAALALHLMTNTALTGATFDVDGGQQLLRE
- a CDS encoding NAD(P)/FAD-dependent oxidoreductase, coding for MTGDYDVIVVGAGAPGEHCAAALAAGGLRVAVVERELLGGECSYWACIPSKTLLRPGEALAEARDAPGAREAITGPLDVRAVLAWRDFMVSDYDDAGQVEWARHAGIEVLRGRGALAGPHRVAVEDRTYAAEHVVVATGADPIVPPVPGLADLPGVWTNRDVTGLTEVPDRLVVLGGGATGVEMSQALARMGSAVILVERGDQLLAREPRPLGEAIATALAADGVDVRVGAGAERARLDGGEYALDLTDGSQVRGDRLLVAAGRRPRVAGIGLETVGITPDPHGIPVDDRLSAGPGLWAVGDVTGLWQLTHVGEYQGRVVASNILGHPRSAHYEAVPRVVYCTPQAASVGRTDGAYTATIPLSGVPRTATYTRAYDSEPGFLTLVSDGEVLLGAYAVGPEAGEWLQQATLAVRARVPLPVLLDVIQPFPTFSEAFLQALRELDRQVSGVPRTTAPVG
- a CDS encoding aminoglycoside phosphotransferase family protein gives rise to the protein MTDGDWRDGGFTQRRPSVETLAWVAASMGRGSRVVGYRRLTGGVCSAVNRLTVERRGMRTFVVLRQYPDGLGLQGSLEKEIANLGVVAGSGLPVPSILATDVAGASTGGTPSLLMTRLQGHVHLNPAEPRSWLTRIAEIAVRLHSLDLPAKTFKPWSDSWIAPRDGFQVPVGAQKATVWKAAFGVMGAPPPKDAAVFLHGDFLPVNLLWSRGRITGLTDWNGIHRGPRAIDVGHCRRYLAALYSPEWSEQLRSLYESIAGVTIDPWWDLYALL
- a CDS encoding VOC family protein, whose protein sequence is MDMKLEVVVVPVSDVDRAVQFYKGLGWRLDADFATDEKFRVVQMTPPGSPASVIFGTDVTEQAPGSARGLQLVVDDIEAARQELVGRGAPAGEVFHDAGGVFHHAGTENRVAGRDPQGRSYCSFLSFDDPDGNGWILQEITTRLPGRVDPAATSFASAADLAAALRRAAAAHGEHEARIGQADPDWPSWYAEYMVREQAGIELPE
- a CDS encoding SDR family NAD(P)-dependent oxidoreductase; amino-acid sequence: MTDRPLAGATALVTGASTGIGAATARRLAAEGAVLALVARRRDRLDRLVSSLGGAACAIEADLTTPEHAEGAVQEARDRLGRLDVLVNNAGVMLLGTALHARLAEWDRMVELNVSALLHVTHAAVPYLIDAAATAARGVADIVNVSSTAGRVARPASSVYAFTRHGLTGFTESLRQELLAEHVRVGVVEPGAVDTGQLPGIGPDAARRQVGDIEPLRASDIADAIAYIVTRDRRVAVNEILVRASDQTW
- a CDS encoding MFS transporter, whose translation is MTTDQERTQVPGVPLRSPVGVALVAATVLASSVGFLDAYMINVAIPAIGRDLDAGVAQLQWVLTGYLVTVASLLLLAGALADHFGRRRLLVAGLLVMLIASLACAAAPNVEALIAARLVQGIGGALVVPSALALLNGTLRPPDRARGIGIWAGISTLGTTLGPYGGGWIVDHASWRYVFLLNLPLILGAVAVLRRVPEDVGPRRPLSVDVVGAGLAVIGLGGVIYALTAAPDAGWTAVPVLSTGLLGLACLAALVPVEQRRRRPMLRTALFRSRQFDAINLATVLFYGALAAAGYLVVLQCELRLGYSASAAGAALIPESAVFLLVSPLVGGLVARFGTRWPMTAGILVVAAGFGLLSTASPGQPYVQAILPGALLWGLGIGLTVAPLTAGVLAAVDDSDLGEASAINDAASRFGGVVLIALVPVLLGVGGSRDLAQPLADNYRTAMLVMTGLSVLSAVIAALFVSGGGAALPLAAATPRIHGCAAPQPAAAH
- a CDS encoding redoxin domain-containing protein; its protein translation is MRTDIRPGGVFPDYALPDHTGVVRTLSELQGRDPLVLLLSRGHYCPKEHQQHLDLVAFQSKLAVAYTQLVTISTDAHHELQEFRASVGAQWPFLSDPGRIIQKDLDLQEYTDPEHDPMVPHTLVLKPGLVIHSVYNGYWFWGRPSVDELWLDLRAATREIRPDWDLDAPGLREAWTSGDRSSFHGWDRRPPS